From a region of the Laspinema palackyanum D2c genome:
- a CDS encoding PadR family transcriptional regulator translates to MLELSALGLLQRHPLHGYRLKQELELFMSSCMSVNYGAIYPLLKRLEERGYIAAIARESGDAGPSRTIYGITPSGCDRWRQKMLEHPQDSWVKSRARFAIKCFFFSDLEPEARLELMEHRLVLCRARYKSFSEKPLPEDSYQVAVWNRHLDVLKSEIKWVQEQIAIEVQQSGHGDRGKAKGGANHLGDR, encoded by the coding sequence ATGCTTGAACTCTCTGCTTTAGGACTGCTGCAGCGCCATCCCTTACATGGCTACAGGTTGAAGCAAGAACTGGAGCTATTTATGAGTAGCTGCATGAGCGTCAACTATGGAGCCATTTACCCCTTGCTGAAACGCTTGGAGGAACGGGGTTACATTGCTGCGATCGCCCGGGAATCTGGAGACGCAGGTCCCAGTCGCACGATTTATGGCATTACTCCCAGTGGGTGCGATCGCTGGCGGCAGAAAATGCTCGAACATCCCCAGGATAGCTGGGTGAAAAGTCGCGCTCGTTTTGCGATTAAATGTTTCTTTTTCAGCGATTTAGAACCGGAGGCGAGGCTGGAATTAATGGAACATCGTTTAGTGCTTTGTCGCGCTCGATACAAAAGTTTCAGCGAAAAACCTTTGCCGGAGGATTCCTATCAAGTCGCTGTCTGGAATCGACATCTGGATGTTCTCAAATCAGAAATAAAATGGGTGCAAGAACAAATTGCCATTGAGGTGCAACAGTCGGGACATGGGGATAGGGGGAAAGCAAAGGGAGGGGCAAATCACTTAGGCGATCGCTAA
- a CDS encoding efflux RND transporter periplasmic adaptor subunit: MKSTNPSNGELETKEPVNSVPPESELEQQQDKPLRGKKRRFKWSSRRGRSLASALFFLILVAGGGAGWYFWQWRQTAMASSEQQGAPQRPQGVAVRLATVEMTTLRETSEFVGTLEAQQAAVVRPEMAGRVSQINVKAGDKVSRGDIIARIDTREIEARLRQAQAAQARAQSRVAELQAGTRPEEIAQGEARLAAAEARLAEVLAGTRPEEIAQAQARLRQAEARLAQLRAGTRPEEIAQAEARLQQAKSGLESLRAGSRGDEIAQAQAQIADAQARVELTTERVERNRELADQGAISRDRFDEVVTESRRAQADLQRFRQRVEELEKQRQEDIIGAELQVTEAEQALAQQQRGARPEEIAQAQAEVAEAQQLLNQRENGARPEEIARAEAEVEETRQELRQLENGTRPEEIDQAQAQVAEAIAQVRALEVQLQDANVVAPFEGIVGDIPAKVGDVVSIGQELTTLTQNDALELRLSIPLERGADLKLGMPVEITDANGQPLSVGKVSFVSPTVNSDSQTILAKASFANQGQLRDRQFVRAKLVWDERNNRIVVPTTAITFQGEERFIFVARGEDPVTAERVAVTLGLVQGDRAEVIEGLANGDRIVISGLQRLSDGDQIRPLVDEPPSANPESSPKAAPSP, from the coding sequence ATGAAATCAACAAACCCTTCCAATGGAGAACTGGAAACTAAAGAACCCGTAAATTCTGTTCCTCCCGAAAGCGAATTAGAGCAACAGCAAGACAAACCGTTACGAGGTAAAAAGCGCCGGTTTAAATGGAGCAGCAGGCGGGGCCGATCGCTCGCTTCTGCTCTGTTTTTCCTCATCTTAGTCGCCGGGGGTGGCGCTGGCTGGTATTTCTGGCAATGGCGGCAAACCGCAATGGCGAGTAGCGAACAGCAAGGCGCACCCCAACGGCCCCAAGGGGTGGCGGTGCGATTAGCGACCGTGGAAATGACTACTTTAAGGGAGACATCAGAGTTTGTCGGGACCCTAGAGGCACAACAGGCAGCAGTGGTGCGCCCAGAAATGGCGGGAAGGGTGAGTCAGATTAATGTCAAAGCGGGGGATAAAGTCTCCCGAGGGGATATTATTGCCCGGATTGATACTCGGGAAATTGAAGCCAGACTCCGCCAAGCACAGGCGGCACAAGCTCGGGCGCAATCTCGGGTTGCAGAATTACAAGCGGGAACCCGACCCGAGGAAATTGCTCAAGGAGAGGCCCGTTTAGCCGCAGCGGAGGCCCGATTGGCGGAGGTGCTGGCGGGGACTCGTCCAGAAGAGATTGCTCAGGCACAAGCGCGTTTGCGGCAAGCGGAGGCGCGACTGGCTCAATTGCGCGCGGGGACTCGTCCGGAAGAGATTGCCCAAGCGGAGGCTCGGTTACAACAGGCGAAATCGGGTCTGGAATCCTTACGGGCGGGGAGTCGCGGGGATGAAATCGCCCAAGCTCAAGCCCAAATTGCGGATGCTCAGGCGCGGGTGGAGTTAACCACGGAACGGGTGGAACGGAATCGGGAGTTAGCGGATCAAGGGGCAATTTCCCGCGATCGCTTTGATGAAGTGGTTACGGAAAGCCGACGCGCCCAAGCGGATTTACAGCGCTTTCGCCAACGGGTGGAGGAGTTGGAAAAGCAGCGTCAAGAGGACATTATTGGCGCTGAATTACAAGTGACGGAAGCGGAACAAGCATTAGCCCAGCAGCAACGGGGGGCGCGTCCCGAAGAAATTGCTCAGGCTCAAGCGGAGGTGGCGGAAGCCCAGCAACTGCTGAATCAGCGAGAAAATGGCGCACGTCCGGAAGAGATTGCCCGCGCAGAAGCGGAAGTTGAAGAAACAAGGCAAGAGTTACGACAATTAGAGAATGGGACCCGACCCGAGGAGATTGACCAAGCTCAGGCACAAGTGGCGGAGGCGATCGCCCAAGTGAGAGCGTTGGAGGTGCAGTTACAAGATGCCAATGTCGTCGCACCCTTTGAGGGAATTGTGGGCGATATTCCAGCGAAAGTGGGAGATGTCGTCAGTATCGGGCAGGAATTAACGACGTTGACCCAAAATGATGCTTTGGAATTGCGGCTGTCGATTCCCCTGGAACGGGGGGCGGATCTGAAGTTAGGGATGCCGGTGGAAATTACCGATGCCAATGGACAACCCTTGTCTGTGGGGAAGGTGAGTTTTGTTTCTCCCACGGTGAATTCCGATTCCCAAACGATTTTAGCTAAGGCCAGTTTTGCCAATCAAGGACAACTGCGCGATCGCCAGTTTGTGCGGGCTAAGTTGGTTTGGGACGAACGGAACAATCGGATTGTGGTACCCACGACGGCAATTACCTTCCAAGGGGAGGAGCGCTTTATCTTTGTGGCGCGAGGGGAGGACCCGGTGACGGCGGAACGAGTGGCGGTAACCCTGGGATTGGTCCAAGGCGATCGGGCGGAAGTGATTGAAGGACTGGCAAACGGCGATCGCATCGTCATTTCCGGTTTACAACGCCTCTCGGATGGGGATCAGATTCGTCCCCTTGTCGATGAACCACCCTCCGCGAATCCCGAGTCTTCCCCGAAGGCAGCACCCTCGCCCTAA
- a CDS encoding efflux RND transporter permease subunit — translation MFTTFFVKRPVFASVCSLLIIIIGLVGYTRLPVQEFPSIDPPVVTVSTVYPGASPLVVETEVTEILEGQLNGIEGIKTLTSQSREGVSSITLQFNLDRDIDLAAQDVRSRVDRAVRQLPEDVDTPQVTKQEGDVSPIVWFALFGENYTSLELSDYAEQFITDNMETVPGVSNIFIGGQRRYAMRLWIDPVKLAARNLTVLDIERALRQENLEIPGGLVEGEQSEYSVRVLGRLQTPLEYEDLIIQRNPDGTQIRFKDVGRAEIGAESDRSFVRFKGIPAVSLGVVKLSSANTIEVARAAKAKMEELSKNFPEGLNYQVAFDTSEFVELAIDEVWISLFLGTLLVILIIFVFLRDWRSTLIPAVTIPISLIGAFAIMFILGYSINTLTLFSLTLATGLVVDDTIVVLENIVRYIQEKNMKPYQAAILGVGEVVFAVIATTVVLIAVFMPVGFSGGNTGRLFTEFALTLAGSVVISSFVALTLAPALSARILKRDAEMKGGIFAIIEFFFDRMERLYRWSLRKIMPFKAIVVIAFIGSLALTVFLFNQVPKEFIPTDDRGAIFTIVRGPQGVTINYTDNVMQQVEEAYSKIPEVRSYLTIGAFGRGTPGQVNQGFAFVRLQPWAERTEEGQSQQDIIGRLFGQFSQITDAVVLPINPPSLPGAGFSQPVEFVLQGSDLEELARVSEELANKANELPELMNVDTDLTLTKPELLITIDRAQAANLGISVQDISRTLQIMFGGQQITNFNRGNRRYDVMVQSEKEFRSSPQDIEQTYIRTQSGQSVPLSSVVTVSPSTTPPQINHYNRYRAATISGSPAQGFTLGDALNALENLAPSVIPADMRVTLSGQSLEYRESGQSTLFIFGLSLVFIFLVLAAQFESYIDPIIILLAVPLSLLGAFSALLMAGLDLNIYSQIGLIMLIGLATKNSILIVEFANQRREEGLSITKAAIDSARVRFRPILMTAFSTIFGLLPLAFATGAGAAARVAIGMSVVGGMFVSTVLSLYVIPVFYTIAMKAQYRLMHKGHDETENTVLTETIEQESFSNGNGKTTQTLRKVEQGDRENLPSGRR, via the coding sequence ATGTTTACTACTTTTTTTGTCAAACGCCCGGTTTTCGCCTCCGTCTGTTCCCTGTTAATTATCATAATTGGGTTAGTCGGTTATACAAGATTGCCGGTGCAGGAATTTCCCAGCATTGATCCGCCTGTTGTGACGGTATCCACGGTGTATCCCGGTGCCAGTCCCCTCGTGGTAGAAACCGAAGTCACCGAAATTTTAGAAGGTCAACTGAATGGGATTGAAGGGATTAAAACCCTCACATCCCAAAGTCGAGAAGGGGTGAGTTCGATTACCCTCCAGTTTAACCTCGATCGCGATATTGATTTGGCCGCCCAAGACGTGCGATCGCGAGTCGATCGGGCCGTGCGTCAACTTCCCGAGGATGTCGATACTCCCCAAGTCACTAAACAAGAAGGGGACGTTTCTCCCATCGTGTGGTTTGCCTTATTTGGGGAAAATTACACCTCCCTCGAATTAAGTGACTATGCCGAACAGTTTATTACAGACAATATGGAAACTGTTCCTGGTGTCAGTAACATCTTTATCGGGGGTCAACGGCGCTATGCGATGCGATTATGGATCGACCCGGTGAAGTTGGCAGCGCGGAATTTGACGGTTTTGGATATTGAACGTGCCTTACGTCAAGAAAACTTAGAAATTCCCGGGGGTTTAGTCGAGGGAGAACAATCGGAATATTCGGTACGGGTTCTGGGGAGATTGCAAACGCCGTTGGAATATGAAGACTTAATTATTCAGCGCAATCCTGATGGGACGCAAATTCGATTTAAAGATGTGGGACGGGCGGAAATTGGTGCAGAAAGCGATCGCTCGTTCGTTCGGTTTAAGGGCATTCCGGCAGTTTCTCTAGGGGTAGTAAAGCTCTCTAGTGCCAATACCATTGAAGTGGCTCGCGCTGCCAAAGCAAAAATGGAGGAACTCTCCAAAAATTTCCCCGAAGGGTTAAATTATCAGGTAGCTTTTGATACTTCGGAATTTGTAGAACTCGCCATTGATGAAGTGTGGATTTCCCTTTTTCTGGGAACATTGTTGGTTATTCTGATTATCTTTGTTTTCCTACGGGACTGGCGATCGACGTTAATTCCTGCCGTCACCATTCCCATTTCCTTGATCGGTGCATTTGCCATCATGTTTATTCTCGGGTATTCTATTAATACCCTGACTTTATTTTCTTTGACCTTAGCGACTGGGTTAGTCGTGGATGATACGATTGTTGTCCTCGAAAATATTGTCCGGTATATTCAAGAGAAAAACATGAAACCCTACCAAGCCGCAATACTGGGGGTGGGTGAGGTTGTATTTGCCGTGATTGCCACCACCGTGGTGTTAATTGCTGTGTTTATGCCCGTCGGTTTTTCTGGGGGAAATACCGGGCGGTTATTTACCGAATTTGCCCTCACTCTCGCTGGGTCGGTGGTAATTTCTTCTTTTGTTGCCTTGACCTTAGCACCGGCATTATCTGCCCGCATTTTAAAGCGAGATGCAGAAATGAAAGGCGGAATATTTGCGATTATCGAATTCTTTTTTGATCGCATGGAACGGTTATATCGGTGGTCTTTGCGAAAAATCATGCCCTTTAAAGCGATTGTTGTAATTGCCTTTATCGGGTCCTTAGCTTTAACCGTTTTCTTATTTAATCAAGTCCCTAAAGAATTCATTCCCACCGATGACCGAGGGGCAATTTTTACGATTGTTCGAGGTCCGCAAGGGGTGACGATTAATTACACCGATAATGTGATGCAGCAGGTGGAAGAGGCGTATAGTAAAATCCCGGAAGTTAGAAGTTATTTAACCATTGGTGCATTTGGTCGGGGGACTCCCGGTCAAGTGAATCAGGGATTTGCCTTTGTTCGCCTCCAACCTTGGGCGGAACGAACCGAAGAGGGTCAGTCTCAACAAGACATTATTGGTCGCTTATTCGGGCAGTTTTCCCAGATTACAGATGCGGTCGTTTTACCCATTAATCCCCCTTCTTTACCGGGCGCTGGGTTTAGTCAACCTGTAGAATTCGTGTTGCAAGGCAGTGATTTAGAGGAACTGGCTCGGGTTTCAGAAGAATTGGCAAATAAAGCCAATGAATTGCCGGAATTAATGAACGTTGACACCGATTTAACCCTGACTAAACCGGAACTATTAATTACCATTGATCGCGCACAAGCAGCGAATTTAGGTATTTCGGTCCAGGATATTTCCCGAACCTTACAAATTATGTTTGGGGGACAGCAGATTACCAATTTTAACCGAGGAAACCGCCGGTATGATGTCATGGTCCAATCGGAAAAAGAATTCCGTTCTTCTCCCCAAGATATCGAACAAACCTATATTCGCACACAGTCTGGGCAGTCTGTTCCGCTCAGTAGTGTAGTGACGGTTAGTCCTTCAACGACACCCCCGCAAATTAACCACTATAATCGCTATCGTGCGGCGACAATTTCGGGTTCTCCCGCCCAAGGATTTACCTTGGGAGATGCCTTGAATGCCTTAGAAAATTTAGCTCCTTCCGTTATTCCTGCTGATATGCGAGTGACTCTCTCGGGTCAGTCTTTGGAATATCGAGAATCTGGACAATCGACCCTATTTATCTTCGGGTTATCCCTGGTCTTTATTTTCTTGGTGTTAGCGGCTCAGTTTGAAAGCTACATTGACCCAATCATCATTCTTTTGGCTGTTCCTTTGTCCCTTTTGGGGGCATTTTCCGCGTTGTTAATGGCGGGGCTAGATTTAAACATTTACAGTCAAATTGGGTTAATCATGCTGATTGGCTTGGCAACGAAAAACTCAATTTTGATTGTGGAATTTGCCAATCAGCGTCGGGAAGAAGGACTCTCGATTACCAAGGCGGCGATCGATTCGGCAAGGGTGAGATTTCGTCCCATTTTGATGACCGCTTTTTCTACCATTTTCGGATTGTTACCCCTAGCATTTGCCACGGGGGCGGGGGCAGCGGCCCGGGTGGCGATCGGGATGTCCGTTGTTGGCGGAATGTTTGTTTCTACGGTATTAAGTTTGTATGTCATTCCGGTGTTTTATACTATTGCCATGAAAGCGCAATATCGGTTAATGCACAAAGGACATGATGAAACAGAAAACACGGTTTTGACAGAAACTATAGAACAGGAGTCGTTTTCCAATGGGAATGGTAAGACTACCCAAACCTTGAGAAAAGTAGAACAAGGCGATCGCGAAAATCTCCCCTCGGGACGACGCTAA
- a CDS encoding ribbon-helix-helix protein, CopG family, which translates to MARDELLQIRISTQEKERLQLEAERRGVSMSEVIRDYIKRLPKSKKEE; encoded by the coding sequence ATGGCCCGAGATGAGTTATTACAAATTCGGATCAGTACCCAAGAAAAAGAGCGTCTGCAATTAGAAGCAGAGCGACGTGGGGTATCCATGTCTGAAGTCATTCGTGACTATATCAAACGTTTGCCTAAATCAAAAAAAGAAGAGTAA